From the genome of Eucalyptus grandis isolate ANBG69807.140 chromosome 2, ASM1654582v1, whole genome shotgun sequence, one region includes:
- the LOC104434823 gene encoding LOW QUALITY PROTEIN: ubiquitin-like modifier-activating enzyme atg7 (The sequence of the model RefSeq protein was modified relative to this genomic sequence to represent the inferred CDS: deleted 1 base in 1 codon) — protein MDHGWADGYRRHLCGWQSASAQVEEDSGVGDSERRGGHDWLWGGERRRSTGRRGSEIGASCLSFRFTCRGNPSCGRETVENPSSCVSYNTGDRAEEVAGSPRCVDIRLRDVALPRPPKTGLICWLGFLCTKDPVVSRAPDIPQDQTSQFSVGFSFVGRAFWQRLQRKERTFGGTSRLHICVHKLVQNFLDYEYVVLDLPPRDESSLLWAFSFRDQHNMCLVLACVQEHLSQKTPVQAAAGYRRRKEKVEDEGKWEGGIHNGRFESAIVSLGNRNKCSVPGTIYNTNTFEGYQSLDKQSLLKAETKKIWDDIHSGKALEDSAVLSRFLIISFADLKKWNFYYWFAFPALVLEPAATLVGIKPASQWLSPEATESLSAACKEWRNSNLTATCPFFLVSIASDSSVTIRHLKDWEDCKGNGHKLLFGFYDPCHLPHNPGWPLRNYLALIFTKWNIRRIHFLCFRENPGFADMGISLVGEALISVPEDRFWKDRNSVPNAIGWEYNMGKKGSKCVNLAKVMDPTRLAISAVDLNLKLMRWRALPSLDLNVLSAKCLPLGADTLGCQVARMLMAWGVRKITLVDSGKVAMSNPLRQSLYTLNDCLNGGEFKAISAVKNLKQIFPAVEAEGVVMAIPMPGHPVPSQEEESVLNDCRRLHDLISSHDVVFLLTDTRESRWLPTLFSAASSKITITAALGFDSFLVMRHGADPFSSSNNLKTQTEGPADSGDAASLSHNNGPQRLGCYFCNDVVAPIDVIF, from the exons ATGGATCACGGGTGGGCGGACGGCTACCGGCGTCATCTTTGCGGATGGCAATCGGCAAGCGCTCAGGTGGAGGAAGACTCAGGCGTCGGGGACTCGGAGCGGCGCGGCGGTCACGACTGGCTTTGGGGCGGCGAGCGGCGCAGGTCGACAGGACGTCGGGGGAGCGAGATCGGTGCTTCG TGCTTGAGTTTCCGCTTCACCTGCCGAGGAAACCCTAGCTGTGGCCGCGAAACCGTCGAGAACCCTTCCAGCTGCGTCTCGTACAATACCGGCGACAGAGCAGAGGAAGTCGCCGGGTCTCCACGATGCGTCGACATTCGGCTTCGAGATGTTGCCCTTCCGAGGCCTCCAAAGACCGGGTTG ATTTGCTGGTTGGGGTTCCTTTGCACGAAAGACCCGGTTGTTTCTCGCGCTCCAGATATTCCACAGGATCAGACTAGTCAGTTCTCGGTCGG GTTTTCCTTCGTCGGGAGGGCATTTTGGCAGAGGCTCCAGAGGAAGGAGCGAACCTTTGGAGGCACATCAAGACTCCATATTTGTGTCCACAAG CTGGTGCAGAACTTCCTGGACTATGAATATGTTGTCCTGGATTTGCCTCCCCGAGACGAAAGCTCCCTGCTCTG GGCTTTTTCCTTTCGGGATCAACACAATATGTGTCTGGTTTTAGCCTGTGTTCAAGAACACCTTTCTCAAAAAACTCCTGTACAAGCTGCAGCAG GATACAggcgaaggaaagagaaggttgaagatgaaggaaaGTGGGAAGGTGGGATCCACAATGG GCGTTTTGAAAGTGCCATAGTTAGTCTTGGGAATAGGAACAAGTGTTCTGTGCCAGGCACGATTTACAACACAAATACTTTTGAGGGCTACCAGTCTCTTGACAAACAGAGCTTGTTAAAGGCTGAAACCAAAAAG ATTTGGGACGATATTCATTCAGGAAAAGCTTTAGAGGATAGTGCAGTGCTTTCAAGGTTTCTCATCATCTCATTTGCAGACCTCAAAAAGTGGAACTTTTATTATTGGTTTGCTTTTCCTGCTCTTGTCCTTGAACCTGCAGCAACTTTGGTTGGTATCAAGCCAGCTTCACAGTGGCTTAGCCCAGAGGCG ACAGAATCCTTGTCAGCTGCTTGTAAggaatggagaaattcaaatttaactGCC ACGTGCCCATTCTTCTTGGTAAGTATTGCTTCGGATTCATCTGTGACAATTAGACATCTGAAGGACTGGGAAGACTGCAAAGGCAATGGTCACAAG TTGTTATTTGGTTTTTATGACCCATGCCATCTGCCCCACAATCCTGGTTGGCCTCTTCGCAACTACCTTGCGCTTATCTTCACCAAATGGAACATCAGAAGGATTCACTTTCTCTGTTTTCGGGAGAATCCTGGTTTTGCAGATATGGGAATATCCCTTGTTGGCGAAGCCCTAATATCAGTTCCAGAAGATAGAT TTTGGAAGGATCGTAACTCTGTGCCTAATGCTATTGGGTGGGAGTACAACATGGGTAAAAAAGGATCAAAATGTGTCAACCTTGCCAAAGTGATGGATCCAACAAG GTTAGCCATATCTGCCGTGGATTTGAACTTGAAATTGATGAGATGGCGTGCTTTGCCCTCACTGGACTTAAATGTCTTATCTGCTAAGTGCCTTCCCTTGGGGGCCGACACCCTTGGATGCCAGGTTGCACGCATGCTTATG GCTTGGGGTGTCAGGAAAATTACCCTAGTTGATAGCGGGAAAGTGGCAATGTCAAATCCCCTGAGGCAGTCATTATATACACTGAATGACTGCTTGAATGGTGGTGAGTTTAAAGCCATTTCAGCTGTCAAAAATCTCAAGCAGATATTCCCAGCTGTG GAAGCAGAAGGTGTCGTAATGGCTATACCTATGCCTGGGCATCCTGTTCCtagccaagaagaagaaagtgtcCTGAATGATTGTAGACGCCTACATGACTTGATTAGTTCTCATGATGTAGTTTTCCTGTTGACCGACACCAGGGAAAGTCGGTGGCTACCCACGCTTTTTTCAGCTGCTTCTAGCAAg ATCACCATAACTGCTGCTTTAGGATTTGATAGCTTCTTGGTTATGAGGCATGGAGCGGATCCTTTTAGCTCTTCAAACAACTTGAAAACTCAAACTGAG GGTCCAGCTGATAGTGGGGACGCCGCATCGCTTTCTCATAATAATGGTCCGCAGAGGCTGGGCTGTTACTTCTGCAATGACGTTGTTGCACCAATCGATGTAATATTCTAA